The nucleotide window TCCGACTTCCCCGGCCTCGGCGCCGAGTGCGGCGGCACGGTCCTCGGCCGCGGTCAGCAGCTCGCCGGCCCACGCCGCCAGGCCGGTGGTCGGCGGCTCGTCGACGTCGGCCAGGGTCGCCACCCGCTCCGCGGCGGAGCGCGCCGCGCCGTCGGCCTCGCCGAGGGCCAGGCGCGCGGCGTCCCGCTGCTCCCGCAGGTGCTGCTCCACCGCGCGGAAGCGGCGGGTGTCGAACAGGGCGCGAAGCACCTCGGCCCGGTCCTCGTCGCGGGCGCGCAGGAAGCGGGCGAAATCGCCCTGGGGCAGCAGGACCACCTGGACGAACTGCTCGTGGGTCATGCCGACGAGCCCCGCCAGCTCGTCGTTGGCCTCCTGCACGCCGGACCACCGTGCGGTGCAGTGGTCGTCGGCGAGGGCGGCCAGGTCGTCGGCCAC belongs to Aquipuribacter hungaricus and includes:
- a CDS encoding AAA family ATPase, yielding MTAFGPFPGTVEVDLDEVSAAGPFLLRGATGAGKTSLLDAVGYALFGRVPGARGLKQLRSDHAAPGVRTSVELWATVGGRAVHVVRTPDQQRPKARGEGTTTDRATVAVRVADDLAALADDHCTARWSGVQEANDELAGLVGMTHEQFVQVVLLPQGDFARFLRARDEDRAEVLRALFDTRRFRAVEQHLREQRDAARLALGEADGAARSAAERVATLADVDEPPTTGLAAWAGELLTAAEDRAAALGAEAGEVG